The following are from one region of the Longimicrobiaceae bacterium genome:
- a CDS encoding type II toxin-antitoxin system prevent-host-death family antitoxin, whose translation MVTLTVELADAETRLAELVHEVGAGAEIVITRDGHPVARLVPTAGGRRMDRTPGSARGLFTVPDDFDAPHVPHEGSASEYMRMASDTRREAESREWIEGLIGDVGAE comes from the coding sequence GTGGTTACCCTCACGGTTGAGTTGGCGGACGCGGAAACCCGCCTGGCCGAGCTGGTCCACGAAGTGGGCGCTGGGGCGGAAATCGTCATCACGCGCGATGGGCATCCGGTCGCGCGGCTCGTACCCACGGCGGGCGGACGGAGGATGGACCGCACTCCCGGGAGTGCCCGCGGACTGTTCACGGTCCCGGACGATTTCGATGCGCCGCACGTTCCGCACGAAGGCAGTGCCTCGGAATACATGAGGATGGCTTCGGACACGCGCCGCGAAGCCGAATCGCGTGAGTGGATCGAAGGGTTGATCGGAGACGTGGGCGCGGAGTGA